From the genome of Chelonia mydas isolate rCheMyd1 chromosome 2, rCheMyd1.pri.v2, whole genome shotgun sequence, one region includes:
- the FOXH1 gene encoding forkhead box protein H1 encodes MEQTPPKKKKYSRHRKPPYTYLAMIALVIQASPGRKLKLSQIIQEIGALFPFFTEGYQGWKDSIRHNLSSNRCFSKLLKDPAKPKAKGNFWTVDVSRIPPDALKLQNTAISRQEAASFASDLAPFILHGQHYRGGPQQMLPAASVGARAPAPGADPETQAPQTRPQLDTSFSIQSLLQNLHKVDLNEQPGGQGLPRLGRSLHPESQEPSPFPLPSPAALRAPGSPSYPSRGPGIPRTRSSSASTLPLDEKSPGSPQPPALAKCPQLLRAFPSSSSDSEGSTCRTPPVSPMHQLPPSYAMGLTPLIPTCFAFPPIPGLPYLGYCPAAYVSPAYWDLVPQPLPAALPPLLGVPMDLDSAFPALPRSKARHAPPTAPPPWHTQHLVPPPVRGVLRDMGAAPFRRGSSAAAGRWLTLNVQ; translated from the exons ATGGAGCAGACGCCGCCGAAGAAGAAGAAATACAGCCGGCACCGCAAGCCGCCCTACACCTACCTGGCCATGATCGCCCTGGTGATCCAGGCCTCGCCGGGCAGGAAGCTGAAGCTGTCCCAG ATCATCCAGGAGATCGGCGCCCTCTTCCCCTTCTTCACCGAGGGCTACCAGGGCTGGAAGGACTCCATCCGCCACAACCTGTCCTCCAACCGCTGCTTCTCCAAG ctgctGAAGGATCCCGCGAAGCCCAAGGCCAAAGGGAATTTCTGGACGGTGGACGTGAGCCGGATCCCCCCGGACGCCCTGAAGCTGCAGAACACGGCCATCTCCCGGCAGGAGGCGGCCTCCTTCGCCAGCGACCTGGCCCCCTTCATCCTGCATGGGCAGCACTACAGGGGGGGTCCCCAGCAGATGCTGCCTGCAGCCAGCGTGGGCGCTAGAGCTCCCGCACCCGGGGCCGATCCAGAGACTCAGGCCCCACAGACCAGGCCCCAGCTGGACACTTCCTTTTCCATCCAGTCCCTGCTGCAGAACCTGCACAAGGTGGACTTGAACGAGCAGCCTGGGGGTCAGGGgctgcccaggctggggaggTCTCTGCACCCGGAGAGCCAGGAGCCCTCTCCCTTCCCGCTTCCTTCCCCCGCTGCGCTGAGGGCCCCTggcagccccagctacccctccaGGGGCCCTGGCATCCCAAGGACTCGCTCCTCCTCTGCCTCGACGCTGCCCTTGGATGAAAAGAGCCCAGGCAGCCCGCAGCCCCCGGCTCTGGCCAAGTGCCCCCAGCTGCTCCGTGCCTTCCCGAGCAGCAGCTCCGACTCAGAGGGCTCCACGTGCCGCACCCCGCCAGTGTCCCCCATGCACCAGCTCCCCCCCTCCTACGCTATGGGCCTGACCCCGCTCATCCCCACTTGCTTtgcctttccccccatccccgggCTGCCCTACCTCGGCTACTGCCCCGCTGCCTACGTCAGCCCGGCCTACTGGGACCTTGTGCCCCAGCCCTTGCCAGcggcccttcccccactgctgggCGTCCCCATGGACCTGGACAGCGCCTTCCCGGCCCTCCCCCGCAGCAAGGCCAGACACGCCCCTCCCACAGCGCCTCCGCCCTGGCACACCCAGCATCTGGTGCCCCCCCCAGTACGGGGGGTTCTGAGGGACATGGGGGCAGCCCCTTTCCGGCGGGGCAGCAGCGCGGCTGCTGGGCGATGGCTGACGCTAAACGTGCAATAA